A window of Nicotiana tabacum cultivar K326 chromosome 24, ASM71507v2, whole genome shotgun sequence contains these coding sequences:
- the LOC107802809 gene encoding putative late blight resistance protein homolog R1B-16 isoform X1, protein MARECQNMTELVDSWTIKQLYDAAEHLADVKFFLEKLEQVQPENAISAQLGPLFVEAYDGSSEIWSHMDQCQWTCTIRMMISKVLKIIKLENIAERVKPAKPSTSTSPMILEVLKITKPENIAKRIKASKPSSSPGLITMEMVGFIEVLLDTAHDKLWSFSLVHASRLYVLKRKLRYLQVFFTLTTRWCIEHENMKDLFTHVEDVAYTATHMCFLGVGKTMDREFSELLEKISPFKPKLRQIYKSLLTVSKSSLLDTTMNVRISPFSFVSALQEDLKELVIRDTSLKVFLDNQIPWLQQGLLYLSRYLRDIELEFTPLEEFNSLQSNIVALAIEAAIAIYSSYDEEMDETTEMKHVFFHLQLKFSHVKLEACLIKLLNSESTIVAPLKDLIHYIREELIFLGTFLMDSLEKCKEQIKITDFLTLIQSVTSQAWSVTLSHDSEQGDLSRQTNCLHVQLLLKFKFIKAAIRQMCPDISAFSTLDHPTIDLLNFLPINFEVIDSYFSMLKSSKTPSSDSPKMDEILMGFHEYIISNLLLKDETNLTFTAANEDNCFYNGLLLLATYLVDSLVHHSGHKKEDNLLTGFGTVAIESESAICLSYEDVVDSNKIRKVNLVLQFLTIAFKLIESQRILMDLLKHKATLETKILDLIESAHEDLIFLRAFLMDLLIRHTELNKVHDLLRHAEGTANKLVQVSGFCYEGFMDGGSTEKMMLSLSDLPQEIESVKVEVRKVWFQLLDASPWNVTDGEDIIFLLNHQDRVLNSDDYSISYLKNQVPVVKEKLVYLGSFLADIIQHRDMHQELQDLMKRAQDITFVCFFHVRGYTPAWHDMLHLSDVKQLLRFVEAEVKMFCFKVPDSSCYSFPKTNGLGFLDCFLGKLGELLSSKLDLIIDLKHQIQSLQDGLLCLRSLTDQFAESYDEHDEVYGRITSSTEIAYKAEYVIDSCLACSYPLWYKVHWISEVVKNINLVNAVVSEPCERKNNDVAVTEAAKTSGNLLPSLSANTPRTNEAMEGFQDAMDELKKQLLEGSPELDVISIFGMPGLGKTTLAKKIYSDPIVTSYFDVRAQCCVTQVYSWRELLLTILNDVLEPADRNLKEDGELADELRRFLLTKRFLILVDDVWDTKVWDYLHMCCRGSRKGSRIILTTRLSDVASYAQCDSKPHHLRLFSDEESWTLLQKEVFQGESCPPELLDVGFRIAKTCGGLPLFIVLVAGVLKEKKKKAELWKEIEESLGSQNIGCLEESMSMIGFSYKNLSHQLKPCFLYFGGFLKGRNIHVSKLTRLWLAEGFVQANKGPEDAAQGFLEDLISRNLVMDVEKKPNGKVKTCRIHDLLHKFCLEKAKQENFLLRINGFCVEDTFPEKPKEYRLFIHSSEDHIDQWQPSRSNVRSLVLNVIDPDNLLWPHNISFIFDNFKLVKVLDLESFNIGGTFPSEIQSLIHLRYFAARTGASSIPSSIAKLWNLETFVVRGLGGEVKLPSSLLKLVKLRHIHVKNCASFSLHDNMGESLADCQLDNLETFSTPHLSYGEDTEMILRKVPKLRKLSCIFSETFGYSKIVMGRCVLFPRLESLSHLESLKLISNSYPAKLPHVFSFPSRLRELTLSKFRLPWGQISTIGELPNLEILKLHLRAFEGNHWEVKDSEFPELKYLELDDINIAQWSVSDDAFPKLKCLVLIKCKRLEKIPSHFDDSVSLRSIEVNWCNWFVANSAQEIQTTQHEEMANGAFTVRIQPPDWATRSSPLTLI, encoded by the exons ATGGCCAGGGAGTGTCAGAACATGACGGAGCTTGTAGATAGTTGGACAATTAAGCAATTGTATGATGCTGCAGAGCATCTAGCAGATGTAAAGTTTTTTCTCGAGAAACTGGAGCAAGTTCAGCCTGAGAATGCGATATCTGCACAACTGGGGCCACTATTTGTAGAAGCTTATGATGGATCTTCTGAGATATGGTCTCACATGGATCAATGCCAGTGGACTTGCACCATCAGAATGATGATTTCAAAGGTGCTTAAAATAATTAAACTGGAGAATATTGCTGAGCGAGTCAAACCTGCAAAGCCATCCACATCAACTAGCCCAATGATTTTAGAGGTGCTGAAAATAACTAAACCTGAGAATATTGCTAAGCGAATCAAAGCTTCAAAGCCGTCAAGTTCACCTGGCCTAATCACTATGGAGATGGTGGGTTTTATCGAAGTTTTGCTTGATACTGCTCATGATAAACTGTGGTCCTTTAGTTTAGTGCATGCCTCTCGCTTGTATGTGCTTAAAAGGAAGCTGAGGTATCTACAAGTCTTCTTCACGTTAACGACGAGGTGGTGCATTGAGCATGAGAATATGAAGGATCTCTTCACCCATGTTGAGGATGTGGCTTACACTGCAACACACATGTGTTTCTTAGGGGTGGGCAAAACTATGGATCGCGAGTTCTCTGAATTGCTGGAAAAGATAAGTCCTTTTAAGCCTAAATTGAGGCAGATTTATAAGAGCCTCTTGACAGTGTCAAAGTCATCACTGTTAGATACTACAATGAATGTAAGGATAAGTCCTTTTAGCTTTGTTAGTGCTCTCCAAGAGGATCTGAAAGAGCTAGTAATCCGTGATACTTCCTTGAAAGTTTTCCTTGACAATCAAATTCCGTGGCTTCAACAAGGACTTCTTTATCTTTCTAGATATCTCCGGGACATAGAATTAGAATTCACTCCACTCGAAGAATTCAACTCTCTTCAATCAAATATTGTGGCTCTGGCCATTGAAGCAGCAATTGCCATCTACTCCTCCTATGATGAGGAAATGGACGAAACTACTGAAATGAAGCATGTGTTTTTTCATTTGCAACTGAAGTTTAGTCATGTCAAGTTAGAAGCCTGTCTGATTAAGCTACTAAACAGTGAATCCACCATAGTAGCTCCTCTGAAAGATCTGATTCACTATATCCGGGAAGAGCTGATATTCTTGGGAACTTTTCTCATGGATTCATTGGAGAAGTGCAAAGAACAAATTAAGATAACTGATTTTCTGACCCTTATTCAATCTGTGACTAGCCAAGCATGGTCAGTCACTCTTTCTCATGACTCGGAGCAAGGAGACTTGTCCAGGCAAACAAATTGCTTGCATGTACAATTGCTTCTTAAGTTCAAGTTTATTAAAGCAGCAATTAGACAGATGTGTCCTGACATTTCGGCATTTTCGACACTAGACCATCCTACAATAGATCTGCTGAACTTTCTTCCTATTAACTTTGAGGTCATTGATTCTTATTTCAGTATGCTAAAATCCTCAAAGACACCATCCTCAGATAGCCCCAAGATGGATGAGATTTTGATGGGATTTCATGAATATATTATTTCCAATCTTCTACTGAAGGATGAAACCAATTTGACATTTACTGCTGCAAATGAGGATAATTGTTTTTACAATGGGTTGTTGCTTCTGGCAACATATCTTGTCGATTCTCTAGTGCATCACAGTGGACACAAGAAGGAGGATAATCTCTTGACAGGATTTGGAACTGTCGCAATCGAGTCTGAGTCTGCTATCTGTTTATCTTATGAGGATGTTGTGGATAGCAACAAAATAAGGAAGGTCAATCTTGTTCTTCAGTTTTTGACAATTGCTTTCAAGCTTATCGAGTCTCAGAGAATCTTGATGGATCTACTAAAGCACAAAGCCACTTTGGAAACTAAAATTCTGGATCTGATTGAAAGTGCTCATGAGGATCTTATTTTCCTTAGAGCTTTCCTCATGGATCTTCTCATCCGACACACAGAGCTTAACAAAGTGCATGATCTCTTAAGGCATGCTGAAGGGACTGCCAACAAGTTAGTACAAGTCAGTGGTTTTTGTTATGAAGGTTTCATGGATGGAGGTAGCACTGAAAAAATGATGCTTTCATTATCCGATTTGCCACAAGAGATTGAGTCTGTCAAGGTAGAGGTCAGAAAAGTATGGTTTCAACTTCTGGATGCATCACCATGGAACGTGACAGATGGGGaagacattattttcttattaaacCACCAGGACAGGGTGCTGAACTCTGATGATTATTCAATCTCTTATCTGAAGAATCAGGTCCCAGTAGTCAAAGAAAAACTGGTGTACTTGGGCTCTTTCCTTGCAGATATTATACAGCATCGCGATATGCATCAAGAACTCCAAGACCTCATGAAGCGTGCTCAAGATATTACGTTTGTCTGTTTCTTCCATGTCAGGGGTTATACTCCTGCTTGGCATGACATGTTACATCTCTCTGATGTCAAGCAATTGCTTAGGTTTGTTGAAGCAGAGGTCAAAATGTTTTGTTTCAAAGTTCCAGATTCTTCATGTTATAGCTTCCCCAAGACAAATGGATTAGGATTTCTCGATTGTTTCTTGGGAAAATTGGGGGAGCTGTTAAGTTCTAAGCTCGATTTGATTATCGACTTAAAACATCAGATTCAATCACTCCAGGACGGCTTGTTGTGTCTAAGATCGTTGACCGATCAATTTGCAGAAAGCTACGATGAGCATGATGAAGTTTATGGTCGTATAACAAGTAGCACAGAAATTGCATACAAGGCAGAGTATGTCATTGATTCGTGCTTGGCCTGTTCTTATCCACTCTGGTACAAAGTTCATTGGATTTCTGAAGTTGTTAAGAATATTAATCTTGTAAATGCAGTTGTTAGTGAGCCATGTGAAAGAAAGAATAATGATGTGGCAGTGACCGAAGCTGCAAAGACCTCCGGTAATCTTTTACCATCATTATCAGCCAATACTCCAAGAACAAATGAAGCAATGGAGGGATTTCAGGATGCGATGGACGAATTAAAGAAGCAGCTACTTGAAGGATCACCTGAGCTAGATGTTATCTCAATCTTTGGCATGCCCGGATTGGGTAAGACTACACTTGCAAAGAAGATTTACAGTGATCCAATAGTCACCTCTTACTTTGATGTCCGTGCTCAGTGCTGTGTGACTCAAGTATATTCATGGCGAGAATTGTTGCTTACCATTTTGAATGATGTGCTTGAGCCTGCTGATCGCAATTTAAAAGAAGATGGCGAATTAGCTGATGAGCTGCGTCGATTCTTGTTGACCAAGAGATTCTTAATTCTTGTTGATGACGTGTGGGACACTAAAGTGTGGGACTATTTACATATGTGCTGTAGAGGTTCTCGCAAAGGGAGTAGAATTATTCTAACGACACGGCTGAGTGACGTTGCCAGTTATGCTCAATGTGATAGTAAACCTCATCATCTTCGTTTATTCAGTGATGAAGAGAGTTGGACATTATTACAGAAAGAGGTGTTTCAAGGAGAGAGCTGTCCACCTGAACTTCTTGATGTGGGGTTTCGAATAGCAAAAACTTGTGGAGGGTTGCCTCTCTTCATTGTGTTAGTTGCTGGTGTtctgaaagagaaaaagaagaaagcagAATTGtggaaagaaatagaagaaagtcTAGGTTCGCAGAACATTGGTTGCTTGGAAGAGAGCATGTCTATGATTGGATTCAGTTACAAGAATTTATCACACCAGCTGAAGCCTTGTTTTCTCTATTTTGGAGGATTTTTGAAGGGCAGGAATATTCATGTCTCAAAATTGACTCGGTTGTGGCTTGCTGAGGGTTTTGTACAAGCAAATAAGGGACCAGAAGATGCTGCACAAGGTTTCTTGGAAGATCTTATTAGTAGAAATTTAGTGATGGACGTGGAGAAGAAACCCAATGGCAAGGTGAAAACATGCCGCATTCATGATCTGTTGCACAAATTCTGCTTAGAAAAGGCCAAACAAGAGAATTTCCTTCTCCGGATAAATGG aTTCTGTGTAGAGGACACATTTCCTGAAAAGCCCAAGGAATATAGACTGTTTATTCATTCTTCCGAGGATCATATTGATCAGTGGCAGCCATCTCGTTCAAATGTTCGCTCCTTAGTACTCAATGTGATTGATCCGGATAACTTGTTATGGCCGCATAATATATCCTTCATCTTTGACAATTTCAAACTCGTTAAAGTGTTGGATTTGGAATCTTTCAACATTGGCGGTACTTTTCCGagtgaaatacaatcactaatTCATTTGAGGTACTTTGCTGCTCGTACTGGTGCAAGTTCAATTCCTTCATCTATAGCTAAGCTATGGAATCTTGAAACTTTTGTGGTTAGAGGATTGGGAGGAGAGGTGAAATTACCTAGTTCACTTCTGAAGCTGGTGAAATTAAGGCATATACATGTAAAAAATTGTGCTTCATTTAGTTTGCATGACAACATGGGTGAATCACTTGCTGACTGTCAATTAGATAATCTGGAAACTTTTTCCACTCCACATCTATCTTATGGTGAAGATACAGAGATGATATTGAGAAAGGTGCCAAAATTAAGAAAGCTGAGTTGCATATTTTCGGAAACATTTGGTTATTCAAAGATAGTGATGGGAAGGTGTGTTCTTTTTCCCAGATTGGAGTCCCTAAGTCACCTTGAATCCCTCAAGCTTATTTCCAACAGCTATCCAGCTAAACTTCCACATGTCTTCAGTTTC
- the LOC107802809 gene encoding putative late blight resistance protein homolog R1B-16 isoform X3 — protein MARECQNMTELVDSWTIKQLYDAAEHLADVKFFLEKLEQVQPENAISAQLGPLFVEAYDGSSEIWSHMDQCQWTCTIRMMISKVLKIIKLENIAERVKPAKPSTSTSPMILEVLKITKPENIAKRIKASKPSSSPGLITMEMVGFIEVLLDTAHDKLWSFSLVHASRLYVLKRKLRYLQVFFTLTTRWCIEHENMKDLFTHVEDVAYTATHMCFLGVGKTMDREFSELLEKISPFKPKLRQIYKSLLTVSKSSLLDTTMNVRISPFSFVSALQEDLKELVIRDTSLKVFLDNQIPWLQQGLLYLSRYLRDIELEFTPLEEFNSLQSNIVALAIEAAIAIYSSYDEEMDETTEMKHVFFHLQLKFSHVKLEACLIKLLNSESTIVAPLKDLIHYIREELIFLGTFLMDSLEKCKEQIKITDFLTLIQSVTSQAWSVTLSHDSEQGDLSRQTNCLHVQLLLKFKFIKAAIRQMCPDISAFSTLDHPTIDLLNFLPINFEVIDSYFSMLKSSKTPSSDSPKMDEILMGFHEYIISNLLLKDETNLTFTAANEDNCFYNGLLLLATYLVDSLVHHSGHKKEDNLLTGFGTVAIESESAICLSYEDVVDSNKIRKVNLVLQFLTIAFKLIESQRILMDLLKHKATLETKILDLIESAHEDLIFLRAFLMDLLIRHTELNKVHDLLRHAEGTANKLVQVSGFCYEGFMDGGSTEKMMLSLSDLPQEIESVKVEVRKVWFQLLDASPWNVTDGEDIIFLLNHQDRVLNSDDYSISYLKNQVPVVKEKLVYLGSFLADIIQHRDMHQELQDLMKRAQDITFVCFFHVRGYTPAWHDMLHLSDVKQLLRFVEAEVKMFCFKVPDSSCYSFPKTNGLGFLDCFLGKLGELLSSKLDLIIDLKHQIQSLQDGLLCLRSLTDQFAESYDEHDEVYGRITSSTEIAYKAEYVIDSCLACSYPLWYKVHWISEVVKNINLVNAVVSEPCERKNNDVAVTEAAKTSGNLLPSLSANTPRTNEAMEGFQDAMDELKKQLLEGSPELDVISIFGMPGLGKTTLAKKIYSDPIVTSYFDVRAQCCVTQVYSWRELLLTILNDVLEPADRNLKEDGELADELRRFLLTKRFLILVDDVWDTKVWDYLHMCCRGSRKGSRIILTTRLSDVASYAQCDSKPHHLRLFSDEESWTLLQKEVFQGESCPPELLDVGFRIAKTCGGLPLFIVLVAGVLKEKKKKAELWKEIEESLGSQNIGCLEESMSMIGFSYKNLSHQLKPCFLYFGGFLKGRNIHVSKLTRLWLAEGFVQANKGPEDAAQGFLEDLISRNLVMDVEKKPNGKVKTCRIHDLLHKFCLEKAKQENFLLRINGFCVEDTFPEKPKEYRLFIHSSEDHIDQWQPSRSNVRSLVLNVIDPDNLLWPHNISFIFDNFKLVKVLDLESFNIGGTFPSEIQSLIHLRYFAARTGASSIPSSIAKLWNLETFVVRGLGGEVKLPSSLLKLVKLRHIHVKNCASFSLHDNMGESLADCQLDNLETFSTPHLSYGEDTEMILRKVPKLRKLSCIFSETFGYSKIVMGRCVLFPRLESLSHLESLKLISNSYPAKLPHVFSFPSRLRELTLSKFRLPWGQISTIGELPNLEILKLHLRAFEGNHWEVKDSEFPELKYLELDDINIAQWSVSDDAFPKLKCLVLIKSQEIQTTQHEEMANGAFTVRIQPPDWATRSSPLTLI, from the exons ATGGCCAGGGAGTGTCAGAACATGACGGAGCTTGTAGATAGTTGGACAATTAAGCAATTGTATGATGCTGCAGAGCATCTAGCAGATGTAAAGTTTTTTCTCGAGAAACTGGAGCAAGTTCAGCCTGAGAATGCGATATCTGCACAACTGGGGCCACTATTTGTAGAAGCTTATGATGGATCTTCTGAGATATGGTCTCACATGGATCAATGCCAGTGGACTTGCACCATCAGAATGATGATTTCAAAGGTGCTTAAAATAATTAAACTGGAGAATATTGCTGAGCGAGTCAAACCTGCAAAGCCATCCACATCAACTAGCCCAATGATTTTAGAGGTGCTGAAAATAACTAAACCTGAGAATATTGCTAAGCGAATCAAAGCTTCAAAGCCGTCAAGTTCACCTGGCCTAATCACTATGGAGATGGTGGGTTTTATCGAAGTTTTGCTTGATACTGCTCATGATAAACTGTGGTCCTTTAGTTTAGTGCATGCCTCTCGCTTGTATGTGCTTAAAAGGAAGCTGAGGTATCTACAAGTCTTCTTCACGTTAACGACGAGGTGGTGCATTGAGCATGAGAATATGAAGGATCTCTTCACCCATGTTGAGGATGTGGCTTACACTGCAACACACATGTGTTTCTTAGGGGTGGGCAAAACTATGGATCGCGAGTTCTCTGAATTGCTGGAAAAGATAAGTCCTTTTAAGCCTAAATTGAGGCAGATTTATAAGAGCCTCTTGACAGTGTCAAAGTCATCACTGTTAGATACTACAATGAATGTAAGGATAAGTCCTTTTAGCTTTGTTAGTGCTCTCCAAGAGGATCTGAAAGAGCTAGTAATCCGTGATACTTCCTTGAAAGTTTTCCTTGACAATCAAATTCCGTGGCTTCAACAAGGACTTCTTTATCTTTCTAGATATCTCCGGGACATAGAATTAGAATTCACTCCACTCGAAGAATTCAACTCTCTTCAATCAAATATTGTGGCTCTGGCCATTGAAGCAGCAATTGCCATCTACTCCTCCTATGATGAGGAAATGGACGAAACTACTGAAATGAAGCATGTGTTTTTTCATTTGCAACTGAAGTTTAGTCATGTCAAGTTAGAAGCCTGTCTGATTAAGCTACTAAACAGTGAATCCACCATAGTAGCTCCTCTGAAAGATCTGATTCACTATATCCGGGAAGAGCTGATATTCTTGGGAACTTTTCTCATGGATTCATTGGAGAAGTGCAAAGAACAAATTAAGATAACTGATTTTCTGACCCTTATTCAATCTGTGACTAGCCAAGCATGGTCAGTCACTCTTTCTCATGACTCGGAGCAAGGAGACTTGTCCAGGCAAACAAATTGCTTGCATGTACAATTGCTTCTTAAGTTCAAGTTTATTAAAGCAGCAATTAGACAGATGTGTCCTGACATTTCGGCATTTTCGACACTAGACCATCCTACAATAGATCTGCTGAACTTTCTTCCTATTAACTTTGAGGTCATTGATTCTTATTTCAGTATGCTAAAATCCTCAAAGACACCATCCTCAGATAGCCCCAAGATGGATGAGATTTTGATGGGATTTCATGAATATATTATTTCCAATCTTCTACTGAAGGATGAAACCAATTTGACATTTACTGCTGCAAATGAGGATAATTGTTTTTACAATGGGTTGTTGCTTCTGGCAACATATCTTGTCGATTCTCTAGTGCATCACAGTGGACACAAGAAGGAGGATAATCTCTTGACAGGATTTGGAACTGTCGCAATCGAGTCTGAGTCTGCTATCTGTTTATCTTATGAGGATGTTGTGGATAGCAACAAAATAAGGAAGGTCAATCTTGTTCTTCAGTTTTTGACAATTGCTTTCAAGCTTATCGAGTCTCAGAGAATCTTGATGGATCTACTAAAGCACAAAGCCACTTTGGAAACTAAAATTCTGGATCTGATTGAAAGTGCTCATGAGGATCTTATTTTCCTTAGAGCTTTCCTCATGGATCTTCTCATCCGACACACAGAGCTTAACAAAGTGCATGATCTCTTAAGGCATGCTGAAGGGACTGCCAACAAGTTAGTACAAGTCAGTGGTTTTTGTTATGAAGGTTTCATGGATGGAGGTAGCACTGAAAAAATGATGCTTTCATTATCCGATTTGCCACAAGAGATTGAGTCTGTCAAGGTAGAGGTCAGAAAAGTATGGTTTCAACTTCTGGATGCATCACCATGGAACGTGACAGATGGGGaagacattattttcttattaaacCACCAGGACAGGGTGCTGAACTCTGATGATTATTCAATCTCTTATCTGAAGAATCAGGTCCCAGTAGTCAAAGAAAAACTGGTGTACTTGGGCTCTTTCCTTGCAGATATTATACAGCATCGCGATATGCATCAAGAACTCCAAGACCTCATGAAGCGTGCTCAAGATATTACGTTTGTCTGTTTCTTCCATGTCAGGGGTTATACTCCTGCTTGGCATGACATGTTACATCTCTCTGATGTCAAGCAATTGCTTAGGTTTGTTGAAGCAGAGGTCAAAATGTTTTGTTTCAAAGTTCCAGATTCTTCATGTTATAGCTTCCCCAAGACAAATGGATTAGGATTTCTCGATTGTTTCTTGGGAAAATTGGGGGAGCTGTTAAGTTCTAAGCTCGATTTGATTATCGACTTAAAACATCAGATTCAATCACTCCAGGACGGCTTGTTGTGTCTAAGATCGTTGACCGATCAATTTGCAGAAAGCTACGATGAGCATGATGAAGTTTATGGTCGTATAACAAGTAGCACAGAAATTGCATACAAGGCAGAGTATGTCATTGATTCGTGCTTGGCCTGTTCTTATCCACTCTGGTACAAAGTTCATTGGATTTCTGAAGTTGTTAAGAATATTAATCTTGTAAATGCAGTTGTTAGTGAGCCATGTGAAAGAAAGAATAATGATGTGGCAGTGACCGAAGCTGCAAAGACCTCCGGTAATCTTTTACCATCATTATCAGCCAATACTCCAAGAACAAATGAAGCAATGGAGGGATTTCAGGATGCGATGGACGAATTAAAGAAGCAGCTACTTGAAGGATCACCTGAGCTAGATGTTATCTCAATCTTTGGCATGCCCGGATTGGGTAAGACTACACTTGCAAAGAAGATTTACAGTGATCCAATAGTCACCTCTTACTTTGATGTCCGTGCTCAGTGCTGTGTGACTCAAGTATATTCATGGCGAGAATTGTTGCTTACCATTTTGAATGATGTGCTTGAGCCTGCTGATCGCAATTTAAAAGAAGATGGCGAATTAGCTGATGAGCTGCGTCGATTCTTGTTGACCAAGAGATTCTTAATTCTTGTTGATGACGTGTGGGACACTAAAGTGTGGGACTATTTACATATGTGCTGTAGAGGTTCTCGCAAAGGGAGTAGAATTATTCTAACGACACGGCTGAGTGACGTTGCCAGTTATGCTCAATGTGATAGTAAACCTCATCATCTTCGTTTATTCAGTGATGAAGAGAGTTGGACATTATTACAGAAAGAGGTGTTTCAAGGAGAGAGCTGTCCACCTGAACTTCTTGATGTGGGGTTTCGAATAGCAAAAACTTGTGGAGGGTTGCCTCTCTTCATTGTGTTAGTTGCTGGTGTtctgaaagagaaaaagaagaaagcagAATTGtggaaagaaatagaagaaagtcTAGGTTCGCAGAACATTGGTTGCTTGGAAGAGAGCATGTCTATGATTGGATTCAGTTACAAGAATTTATCACACCAGCTGAAGCCTTGTTTTCTCTATTTTGGAGGATTTTTGAAGGGCAGGAATATTCATGTCTCAAAATTGACTCGGTTGTGGCTTGCTGAGGGTTTTGTACAAGCAAATAAGGGACCAGAAGATGCTGCACAAGGTTTCTTGGAAGATCTTATTAGTAGAAATTTAGTGATGGACGTGGAGAAGAAACCCAATGGCAAGGTGAAAACATGCCGCATTCATGATCTGTTGCACAAATTCTGCTTAGAAAAGGCCAAACAAGAGAATTTCCTTCTCCGGATAAATGG aTTCTGTGTAGAGGACACATTTCCTGAAAAGCCCAAGGAATATAGACTGTTTATTCATTCTTCCGAGGATCATATTGATCAGTGGCAGCCATCTCGTTCAAATGTTCGCTCCTTAGTACTCAATGTGATTGATCCGGATAACTTGTTATGGCCGCATAATATATCCTTCATCTTTGACAATTTCAAACTCGTTAAAGTGTTGGATTTGGAATCTTTCAACATTGGCGGTACTTTTCCGagtgaaatacaatcactaatTCATTTGAGGTACTTTGCTGCTCGTACTGGTGCAAGTTCAATTCCTTCATCTATAGCTAAGCTATGGAATCTTGAAACTTTTGTGGTTAGAGGATTGGGAGGAGAGGTGAAATTACCTAGTTCACTTCTGAAGCTGGTGAAATTAAGGCATATACATGTAAAAAATTGTGCTTCATTTAGTTTGCATGACAACATGGGTGAATCACTTGCTGACTGTCAATTAGATAATCTGGAAACTTTTTCCACTCCACATCTATCTTATGGTGAAGATACAGAGATGATATTGAGAAAGGTGCCAAAATTAAGAAAGCTGAGTTGCATATTTTCGGAAACATTTGGTTATTCAAAGATAGTGATGGGAAGGTGTGTTCTTTTTCCCAGATTGGAGTCCCTAAGTCACCTTGAATCCCTCAAGCTTATTTCCAACAGCTATCCAGCTAAACTTCCACATGTCTTCAGTTTC